The Desulfurococcus sp. genomic interval TGGATGCTGTGAGAGAAGTTGAAAGAATCCTGTGGCCTAAGCCTATGAAGTTGTTCACCGCAGGCCCTGTGGCCTGCTTCCCAGAAGTTCTTGAAGCCATGAGGATACAGCAGGTTAGCCACAGGAGCAAGGAGTACCAGGAGCTCCATAGAGATACGGTTAAACGGCTGGCAGACTTCATCGAGGCGCGTAAGGCTACAGTCCTCCTTGCTCCTTCAAGTGGAACTGGATTCATGGAGGCAAGCGTGAGAAACGCTATTTCCCCGAGAGGTAAGGTGCTGGTGACAGTTATAGGTGAATTCGGGAATAGGTATAGGGAGGCTGTTGAAAGAAATGGGAGGACAGCTGTAGTCCTTGAGAAGCCGCTAGGTAAGCCAGTGCTACCAGGGGAACTCGATGAAGCGTTGAAGAGGAATCCTGATGTAGAAGCTGTCACAATAACCTACAATGAGACTAGTACAGGCGTCTTAAATCCATTGAGAGACCTAGCTAAGGTTGTTAGAGAGCACGATAAACTACTCTTTGTTGATGCAGTCTCAGCAATGGGGGCAGCGGAGTTAAAAGTCGATGAGTGGGGCATAGACTTAGTCTTCGCTAGCAGCCAGAAGGCATTCGGGGTTCCCCCAGGTCTCGCCATGGCAGCTATAAGCGAGAGAGTCTTCGAGAAAGCCGCTAGAATACCTGAGAGAGGATTATACTTCGACCTCCTAGAGATGAAGGAGTTCCTTGAGAAGCAGTGGTCAACACCTACAACACCCCCTATCCCCCAGGTAGCCGGGTTAAACGTTGCATTGAGAATAGTAGAGAAGATGGGTGGGAAGGATGCATGGCTTAGAATGTACGCTGAGAGAGCTGAGAAGATAAGAAAAGGTGTAGTAGAACTCGGCTTAGAGCTCTTCGCTGAACCCGGATACTATAGCCCTACAATAACAGTGGTTTATAATCCACCAGGTGTTAAAGGCCCTGTTATATACGAGGAGCTAAGGAAGAGGGGTATTGAGATAGCTAAAGGATACGGTAAAGTCAAGGATGTAACCTTCAGGATAGGCCACATGGGTTACATCACTGACAGCGATATCGAGGAGTTATTCAAGCACCTGAAGGAGATACTCGCTACGTTAGGCTTTAAACCCAGGTTGAGTTGAATCCCGTTTTCAAATGCCTGTATAGCTGGGTTCTCCTAGAACGAGTTGTATTATTTTAATACCTTCACATTAATACTTCCAGCTGATTCTCAATATTAATGTGAAATAGAGGCTGCTTTAAGCCGTAGTGGAGGGGGTCTACGTGAATGAGATCACAGTGTTAATGCTGCTTATAGTTGCCGGGCTACTGGTAAGAGTATTCTTCAACAGCGTGTTAAAGCGGGCTAGCTTATTTGAGAGAGGATTAAAGCTTGCGGTTAACACTGTCTACTACTTGCTGATACCACTAGCTTTCATCAAGATTTACATTGATAGAGGGGTTGCGGCAAGTGATGCATGGATCTCTCTTTCAATCCTGTTATTAGTATTCACCGTGGCTTTCACGCTTAAATTGATCACAGCTGGTAGGCCTAGAGAATACTACAGGGCTCTCTTCCTCGTGTCAGCGTTCCCGAACTCTGTGTTCCTAGGCTTCCCAGTATCAATGGCTTTATTCGGAGTAGTCGATGTTGCTGCAACATACGGTGTTGTAACACTAGTTTTAAACGTAGTAGTGCCTGACGCGATGTCCATGGGCAGAGTATCTCTACGTAGAGTGCTCTTAATGCCGGCTCTCCTAGGGTTCACTCTCGGGTTGATTAGCCACTACACGCTTCCCGCATGGCTGTCCCAAAGGGTTTCAAGCCTCCTCTGGTGGGCTCCCAGGCTGCTAAGCTATGTTGCTACAGCTGTACTTGGTGCTAGGCTACCTCTAAGGCTCAGCGTGCTGCATGAAGAGTGGGGCTTTATAGCAGTTGCATCCCTCTACAGGTTTCTAATAGCGCCTCTACTCTCGCTTATAGTTGTCTCGGCTACAAGAGTCGACTGGTTTTACGGCGTTCAGCTTATCGTGGTTTCAGCCATGCCTCCAGCTGTCATGAATACTCTGATCGCTGAGAGATACGGGTGGCTGCCTGAGCTAGTGGCATCTACAACCTTCATTCTAACTATTATAGTGGTCTTATGCTTTCCTCTAATTACCACTATACTCTAATAGCTGGTTCAGCGGAAACCATTATATAAGCCTACCGGTGCCCTTGAACTGTAAGTCCTGGATTTCACTGTAGCTAGATGTATGCTTCAGCTTTAACTATGTCTGTAAGTATTGCTGGGTACACTTCTACTACTCCATCAATACCCCTGATTTCATCGTGTATTCTCTGGAGCTCATCGCTCTCCCTCGCCCATATAACTGCTAATATCTCGTGGTCGCCTGATGTTATCGCAAGGTACTTCACATACTCCTTTTCCTTTAGCTTTGAGACTACCTCGAAGAGTTTTTCAGGCTTAACGTTTACGCCGGTATAGCTTACCTTATTGTAGCCTAGACTGGCTGGATTTACTATGGGAACATACCTTCTGATAACACCCTGAGCCTCTAGCTTCCTCACTCTCTTGATGACGGCTACATCACTTAAACCCAGCTTTAACGCTATCTGCCTGAACGGCTTCCTAGCGTTCTCCGTGAGCTCCTTGATTATCTTCAAGTCTATTTCATCAAGCATGGGATTCCACCTCTAAGCACCTAGACGGATTTAACCTTGAATACACCCACCCTTTTATATTCTTCTCCTTCCGGCTCCAGGTAGTCTATGAGCTCAGCCTCGTAACCCATAGATATTAACACGTACTTATAGTCTTCAACCCAGTCTCTAACACCACATGTAAGGCAGAAAGAGCCCTGGAATTCGATGACTGCTAGCCCTTCATCATCTCTAACATCCACTAACCGGGCTGTAGCCTCCGGTGACCTAACCTTATTGTAGGCTTCAACCGCGGAGAGAGCTATATCTTTCAGAGAATACTTCTCTACCTTCAAGACTTCACCCTTTAACCTTTATCTCCTTATAGCTCTCCCATAATCCATGCAGGTTGCAGTATTCGAGTGCTATTAGCCTGCCGGGTTTTGACACCTTCAAGTAGACTTCTATCGTGGGCTCACTGTAGACTGGCGTCAGCTCGTACCTACCCACTAGGATCGGGTTGAATGCCCTCCCCTCCTCCTCGAAGTACAGCTCGATCCATCTGATAGAGTGCTCCAGGGTGTTCGGGTGGGGGCCCACGGTAACCTTAACTTTAAATACTTCGCCTGGCTTAACTTCATCTGGTGCTTCAATTCTAGGTGTATGAGTTTCAACTTTGCTTATAGCTTCCCCTTTAGCTGCTTGAGGCGTGTATATGAGATCCCTTAACCCGGGCATTCTCTCACCAAACCACTATGATTGGAAAACGAGGTTATAAAAATATAACCCTAATTTCCAGGTAAGATTTACGTAGAGATGGCTTTGTAAGCTTAGCTAGCCTGCAATTCTTAAGGTTAATTTAGTGCCACTATAATAAGACTTTCTTTATGATTAGTTCAGTACCACGTCTGCTTAGAGTTGGAGGGGTTTCTATGAGTATTGATAACGAGGTGCTCGAACTGCTTAGAAAGCTTCTAGCAAAACCCGAGAAGAAGCCTGGTGGAGGTGTAGGCTTAGAGGTAGACTCTATTGGACCCGAGCAGCCGCATGGAGTCTACGTTTACGATGCAGCGAGAAGCAAGTGGGTGTTAAAGCATGTGGAGGGCGACTACTTTAAGCCGTGGGAGGATGGTGTATACGTAGTGTACTTTGATAACACTAAGTGCCCTGCCTGCAGAGTACAAGACTTATACTGGTATCCCTTCGTGAAGATCTTCGGGTCGACATTCAAGAGCTCACACTACATTGTCATCTTATGCGGCTGGTTCACGAGAGAGTGTGATTCAAGCATAGCTAAAGGTAGCTTCCAATACTACGATATTCACGCATCCCCGACAATCCTGTTAATGCATGTAAAGGATGGTAGTGTGAAGGCTACCAGTAAGCTTGAAGGAGTAAAGAAGATCGACGAGCTTGCTGGAGAATTAGCGAAGTTTACCGAGGAAGCCGGACTAAAGTAGCTGCTTCAAGGTGTACCAGCTTGGAGATCCCAGACGTACATTCAGAGCGTCCTTCAATTGAAGTACGCGTTAACAACGTGGGCTTGGGGAGACTGCGGTCGCCGCCGCTGTTAGCTGGTGAATACATTGTTACACCAGTATTCAAGATCTCAGTGGATCTGCCAGGACACTTAAAGGGAGCCCATCTTTCACGTATATACGAAGCTTTCACCAGTGTCATGAAGCCTTTCAACAGGCTGGATTTAAGCGTGCTGAGAAGGCTTGCTCTAAGACTACTCGAAGCCAACGACTACTCAAGTAGAGCTGTAGTTACAGTTAAGGGGAGACTCTACTACTCACAATCGCAGCACGAGTACTCTAGCAACGGCTTTCTCTACGCCCGCATCTCGGTTGAACGTGAGGGGGGCTCGATAACCCCGGTAGCCGAGTACAGTGGGGGAGGATTCTATACTCTAACCACCTGCCCCTGTGCGATGGCGGTCTCCGAGTACCTCTACGGTAAGCCCTTCACTCACATGCAGAAGGTAAGAGTTAACGCTTACATTAAATCTAGGGGTGTCAGCGTAGAGCCGTTAGAGGTATTCGAGCTATTAAAGAACATGCTTCAAGCCCCACGCAACTATCTGAAGAGAGCTGAGGAAGCCGAGCTTGTTAGAGCTGTACACGAGAAGCCGTTTTTCACAGAGGATATAGCGAGGCTGGTATCCGCTAGCCTAGCAGAGCTCTTAGCTAGGAAAAACACTCTAGACCCCCAGAGCCTGGTGTATGTGACTGTAAAATCCTTTGAAACTATACACGAGTATACTGTTGAATCAGTGGTTAAAGCGAGAGCTATAGATCTATTGAAGGATAGGGGTTAAAGGAAGATATGAGCTGGATTATTCCTCGGAGGGAATGGGAGCCCCTCTACCAATATATTAGGTCGGTAGTAAAGCTCTCATTCGATAGAGATCAGGAGGCAGCAGACCTCTTAAGCTCCATTCTAAGTGGGCTCCCAAATACGATCGAATTCGACGACTTGAAGAGATTACAGGGTGGCTTTAAGAGAGCAGTAGTATTCGGCTGTGGAGGCAATCTTCTTAGAGATATAGAAACTGCCAGGGAGCTCAGCCTGCTCGAGGATTCACTACTCGTGGCGTCAGATGGCTCTACAAGCATCCTGCTCTTAAATAGTTTAACCCCTAGTATTGTTGTCACAGATCTCGATGGGTTAGCCGTGGATTTATGGAGGGCCTCTAGTACTGGGTCAGTTACAGTAATACACGCTCATGGAGACAACATACCTAGGATTAAAGAGTACACGAAAGGCTTTAAGGGCCCCTTAATTGGCTCTACGCAGGTTGAGCCAAGGCCCCACGTCTATAATTTCGGCGGCTTCACGGATGGGGATAGAGGAGTCTTCGTAGCAGTCGCGTTAGGTGTTAGAGAAGTCTACCTAGCAGGCTTTGATCTCCATGGCGAGCCCACTCCGTGCCCGGGTAAAACAGCCTCATTTAATAGAGAGTTGAAGAGAGCCAAGTTGAAGATAGCTTCAAGAATGCTAGAGTACATTAGTAGCAGGAAGAACGTCACCATAAGACGTGTGGGTGATGTATACGAGTAGTGATAGGGCTAGCAAGTACTTCTCGGAGAAGGTGACACCGAGGGATAGAGCTGTCTTTGAAGCAGGTATAGCAGTAGGCATGGTTGTACACCAGTTCACCGGTATACCAGTGAAAAGCGAGGAAGATGCCAGGCTACTTGAAAAAATCATTGAGAACGCTATTAAAGCTCAGCCGTTTAGAGAGGATGCTAAAGTTAAAATTAGAATTGATAGCCCGGGAGACCCCAGCGACCCTTACTCTTATACCACGCTGAAAACAAGGAACATGGATGTTAGTATTACAGTCAAGTACAAAGGAGTCCGCGTTAAAGCTAGATTAAAGTATATACCTGAACTAGACTACAATCTAGCATTCATCGAGGATATAGAGGAAGCTGGCGGATAAGCGTGGCTGAAAGCATTGCATGGGGTATTACTGGTGCAGGAGCCTTCATGAAGGAGAGCATTGAGGCTATTAAGAACCTCGTGGAGGCTGGTGTAGCTGTCACAGCATTCGTGTCTAGGGCTGGTAGAAGCATCCTAGCAATGTACGGGCTTCTCGGGGAACTAGAGAGCATTTTGAAAGGCCCGTATCCTACTGGAGTAGTCTTCGAGGATGAAGAAGCCCCAGGATACCCTTCGACAGGCAGGTTCTATAAGGGCGTGTACAGTATTGCAGTCGTATCCCCGGCCTCAATGAATACGGTAGCTAAGATAGTTAACGGTATAGCTGACTCCCTAGTCTCAAACATGGTTATGCACGCTCTCAAGAATAACATTGAAGTCCTAGTTCTACCCGTGGATCTGTACGAGACGAGAAGCCTCATACCAATACTCGTTGAGAGGGAGAAGTGCTCTAAATGCACTGAGTGTACTGCAGCAGACTCCTGTCCTACAGGAGCTCTCCGAAAGGATGTGCTTCATAAGGTGAAGGTAGATCCTTCGAAGTGCACTAGATGCTATATCTGTATTAATGCATGCCCCTTCAACGCTATACTATTCGATGTAGAAGTAGTGGTTAAACCACACCCATTCTACACTAGTATAATCGAGAGGCTTAGAGGCGTACCCGGTATTAGAGTAATAGATCATCCTCGGAGAATCCTCGAGTACACTAGGTGGCGGAGGATTGAAGATAGCACTCATCACAGGTAGGCTTGCAGGCAGCGAGGTGCGAAGACTAGCTGCTGAGCTGAGCAGGCCGGGTCTAGAGATAGTAGTTGTCGAGCTGCCTATTCCCGTTGCTGCAATGATGACTAGCAGCTACCTTGAGAAAGAACTCCCAAGGCATCTAGAGGAGCTTAAAGATGTTGATTTAATCATAGTGCCTGGATTCACAAGCGGAGATCTCACAAGAGTCTCAGAGATAATGGGTAAGCCTGTGGTCAAGGGCGTTAGATACCTACATGATATACCCTTAATGATCGACGCGGTGGCCAGGGGCGTGGAGCTCTCGAGAGTAGAGCCGGCTGACGAATTAATAGCAGCGCAGAGAGCGGAGAGAGATCTAGCGATCCTCGAGGAGCTGAAGAAGGAGGCTTCAAGAAACTACTATTTCACTATAGGCGTGGAGGGCAAGGTCTACGTGAGCCCTCTCTACCCTATAATACTACATGAAGTCTACGTGCCCCGTGAATCCCGTGTAGAAGACGTAGTAAGGAGTGCAGTTAAAGCTTCTGGCAGCGGAGCTGACGTAATAGTACTCGGGTTCCCACTACACTATAATCCCAGAGGTCTCAGGGAACTCGTGGATAGTGTAAGAGAGTCTACAGGCAGGCCTGTAGGCGTTGACTCCCCTGATACATTGGTTTTAAAGGAGGCTTTAGATGCCGGTGTAGACTTGCTCATGAGCTTTACTCTCAGTAGGCTCAGAGAATTCATGGATATTGATGGCTTGAAAGATAAAGCCGTAGTGTTAATACCGGGTGAGGAGGCACAAGGACAGGAGGTCCTCGACAGCTTAGCTCACACCTACAGTACTGCTGTTGAGCACGGGTTTTCAAAGATTATCCTTGACCCTATTCTAGATATACCACTAGCCGGGTTAACCCGCTCACTAGAGAGGTACGTGAAGGCTAGAGAGATGTTCCCAAAAACCCCTCTCCTTATGGGTGCCGGGAACATCACGGAAATGATTGACGCGGATAGCGTAGGGGTTAACGCCTTGATAGCATCAATGGGAGTTGAGATTGGAGTTGAAGTATATCTTACAACAGAGGCTAGCGTGAAGACGCGGGGCTCTACAAGAGAGCTTAGAAGAGCTTTAGATATGTGCTTGATAGCGCGGAGGGAGAAGAGGCCTCCTAAAGACCTCTCAATAAACCTTCTTGTTCTCAAAGATAAGAGGAGGAAGACTACTCCACTGCAGCTCCAGGGTATTGTAGTTGAAGCCGGGGAGAGACTAGGGTTTAAAGCCGACCCAAAGGGATTCTTTAGAATCCACGTCGACCATGACTCTAGTAGAATAGTGGTTGAGCATTATAAGCCAGGGGAGGCTGCACCAGACTACACAATTATAGGTGTGGATCCTAAAGCTATTCTAGCAGAGATCACTAGGATGCAGCTTGCAAGCCTGCCAGACCACTTCTTCTACTTAGGCTACGAGCTTAGTAAAGCCTCCATAGCCTTAAGGATTGGTAAGGAGTACGTTCAGGATGAAGATTTATTCTAGGATCGCGTTAACCGCTTAGCGTTTACCTGAAGGCGTGGTGGCAGTCTTGAAGGCTTTCAGAGTAGTTATCGCAGGCCTAGTGCAGGGAGTGGGGTTCAGGCCATTCATAGACAGAATTGTGCGGAGCCTAGGGCTGAAAGGCTACGTGAGAAACGTGGGGGGAAGTGAAGTCGAGGTATGGGTTGAAGGCTCTGAAGAACAACTCTACGAGTTTCTAGCCCTCCTAGTATACGAGAAGCCTCCTCCGGCTGTAGTAGAAGAAGTATTCGTGGAGGAAGAAGCCCCTGCATACTACCATGAGTTCACTATACTGAAGAGCAGTGAAGTGAAACTGCTTAGATCCAATATACCACCAGACCTAGCTGTGTGCAAGCATTGCTTAATGGAGGTACTAGACCCCTCTAACAGGAGATACATGTACCCATTTAACTCCTGCGCTTGGTGTGGCCCCCGCTTCTCCATGATGTACAAGTCTCCATACGACCGTGAAAACACGAGTATGGCTAAGTACCTGCTCTGCGATGAATGCATGAGAGAGTATAGGGATCCAAGTAATGAGAGAAGGTATCATGCTCAAGGTATAAGCTGCCCTAGGGACGGGCCGAAGCTAGCCTTGTACGATAGCGAGTTTAATCTACTGGATTCAAAAGACCCTATAGGCGATGCAGCTAAGCTAGTAGATGAAGGATACATTATAGCTGTTAAAGGAGTAGGCGGCTACCATATAGCGGCTCTCGCTACAAGCGATGATGTAGTCTACCGCTTGAGGCTGCGGAAAAAGAGGCCTAGGAAGCCTTTTGCTGTAATGGGGCTTGATACCAGCGTGCTCAAGCTACTAGTATACATGAGCGAGGAGGATGAGGCGCTTTTAAACTCCCCTCAAGCACCCATACTCCTGCTACCTAAGCGCGAGGACTCACCGGTTTCAAAGCTGGTTTCACCGGGGTTAAGCCACGAAGGGGTTTTCACAGCTTACACGCCACTCCACTTCATACTACTAATGAATACACGCGACAAGTTCCTCATTATGACCAGCGGGAATGTAAGCGGGGAACCCATGTGTACCAGCGAGGAGTGCGCTAGAAGAAAGCTTAAAGGCATAGTGGACTTCTACCTCGTGCATGATAGAGAGATAGTTAACAGGGTTGACGATAGCGTTCTACGTAAAACTGGGGAAGAATACGTTCAGCTTAGAAGATCCCGCGGGTACGCTCCAGCCTGGATTAGAATACCATTCGAGTTATCCAGGAGTGTTATAGCTTTTGGAGGAGACCTCAATAGTACAGGAGCAGTGGGCTTTGAAGACAAAATTGTTGTATCACAGTACATAGGGGATTTAGACAGCTTCAACGCTCAACTGGACCTCTTAAAGGCCCTGGACTACCTGGTTAGAAACTACGGTTTAAACGAGAACAGCCTCATCGTAGTTGTCGACAAGCATCCACTCTACCATTCAAGAACCCTGGGATTAGAGTACGCGAGGAGACATGGGGCTCAAGTATTAGAGGTCCAGCATCACTACGCGCACGTTTATGGTGCAGCAGTAGATAGAGGACTGAAGGGTAGAGTAGCCGGGCTAGCTGTCGACGGTGTCGGTTGGGGTGACGACTCAACGATATGGGGTGGTGAGGTAATAATCTTCAATGTAGAGGAGCCAGGAGTATACAAGAGAGTAGCCTCCATAGACCAGGTACCCTTGACCAGCGATAGAGATACTCTTAAGCCCATCAGACTACTCTACGGCTACCTAGCTAGGAAGGGTTGGAGTGTAAGCGAGATAGAAAAGACTCTACCAGGTGCTACTGGAGGAGCACGCGTGGAGGGGCGTGTAGCATTCAGGCTTGTCGAGTTAGGCAGGTATACTCTAGCCTCTAGCACCGGCCGCCTACTGGATATGGTGGCCTCTATTCTGGATCCAAGTGTTGAGAGAAGCTTTGAGGGGGAGCCAGCTATTCTCCTCGAAGCTCTTGCTAGTAGAGGAGCCCCCAGGCTGATAGAAGGATTTAAGCTCAGCCAGGAGAACAGGCTGCTTAGACTAGACTACTATGAAGCCGTTGTCAGGCTTCTCGAGGATGCTGGGAGAGCTAGCCATGGTAGTATAGCCGCCTCATTCCTCTACAGCCTAGGCTACTACTACGGCGAGCTGATCATAGAGTCCACTAAAGGCGAGAGCATTGATGGTGTCGTCATCTCGGGTGGAGCAGCTGTAAACGACTATATATACAGGGGTCTTAGAGACAGTCTGAGGGCTGCTGGATTGAAACCCCTACTCCCGCAGAGAATCCCACCTAACGATGGAGGCCTGTCTTTTGGTCAAGCAGTTATAGGTGGGCTTGTTAGCCTTACCTAACATTTCATGTTAGGATATCCTAACACAATATTTATTAGTATAAACTATCCTTGATCTCCATTGAAGTTCACAGGTGCTTACATGTCAGCTAGTACCCGTAAGCAGGCTACTGAAGCTGGCAGGGAGTACAGGATTATACGCTACAGCCCTTGGCTAGTGCACTTCAACACTGGGGCTTGTAATGGATGCGATATAGAGGTTCTAGCAGCAATAACACCACTCTACGACCCGGAGAGGTTTGGTGTCAAGCTGGCTCCTAGTATAAGACACGGGGATATACTGGTAGTGACGGGGGCTCTAACAAAGAAGTCAGCTGTAAGATTAAAGAGGCTATACAACCAGATGCCCTGCCCTAAGTTTGTTATAGCTGTCGGTGCATGCGCGTGCAGTGGGGGCGTCTTCCACAAGTCGTACTCTGTTCTAGCCGGAGCCGATAAAGCTGTCCCCGTTTCAATCTGTGTGCCAGGCTGTCCTCCCCGGCCGGAAGCCATTCTAGACGGTATCGTGAAGCTCCTTGATAGAATAAGAAGAGGGGAGGCTGTTGATGACGGGTGTAGAGGAGAAGCTTAACTTAATTGAGAAGTATGCCGTGGAGAAAGGTATCGTAAAGCCGGGGAGAAAGCTCTATGTGGTTAAACCAGGAGACTTGAGGAGTGTTTTCACAGGTTTACTCGAGAAGACTGGTAGAGAAGGATTCTACGTGTCAACTATTGCTGGCACCGACTTAGCTGGCGAGGGTAAAATAAGACTAGACTACTATATCGTATTGCTCCCGGAGGAAGAGACCATTGTTATTAGAACGTTCCTGCCCCGCGATAACCCTGTTATAGACTCACTAGTAGACTTGATTCCCGGCGTTCTCTCCGGTGAATGCGAGACTCACGATCTACTCGGCGTAGTATTCAAGGGTAACCCATTCCTGAAGCGCGGCTTCTTCGTACCCTCAGA includes:
- a CDS encoding alanine--glyoxylate aminotransferase family protein, coding for MAGYMDAVREVERILWPKPMKLFTAGPVACFPEVLEAMRIQQVSHRSKEYQELHRDTVKRLADFIEARKATVLLAPSSGTGFMEASVRNAISPRGKVLVTVIGEFGNRYREAVERNGRTAVVLEKPLGKPVLPGELDEALKRNPDVEAVTITYNETSTGVLNPLRDLAKVVREHDKLLFVDAVSAMGAAELKVDEWGIDLVFASSQKAFGVPPGLAMAAISERVFEKAARIPERGLYFDLLEMKEFLEKQWSTPTTPPIPQVAGLNVALRIVEKMGGKDAWLRMYAERAEKIRKGVVELGLELFAEPGYYSPTITVVYNPPGVKGPVIYEELRKRGIEIAKGYGKVKDVTFRIGHMGYITDSDIEELFKHLKEILATLGFKPRLS
- a CDS encoding transporter, which produces MNEITVLMLLIVAGLLVRVFFNSVLKRASLFERGLKLAVNTVYYLLIPLAFIKIYIDRGVAASDAWISLSILLLVFTVAFTLKLITAGRPREYYRALFLVSAFPNSVFLGFPVSMALFGVVDVAATYGVVTLVLNVVVPDAMSMGRVSLRRVLLMPALLGFTLGLISHYTLPAWLSQRVSSLLWWAPRLLSYVATAVLGARLPLRLSVLHEEWGFIAVASLYRFLIAPLLSLIVVSATRVDWFYGVQLIVVSAMPPAVMNTLIAERYGWLPELVASTTFILTIIVVLCFPLITTIL
- a CDS encoding Lrp/AsnC family transcriptional regulator; translated protein: MLDEIDLKIIKELTENARKPFRQIALKLGLSDVAVIKRVRKLEAQGVIRRYVPIVNPASLGYNKVSYTGVNVKPEKLFEVVSKLKEKEYVKYLAITSGDHEILAVIWARESDELQRIHDEIRGIDGVVEVYPAILTDIVKAEAYI
- a CDS encoding class II SORL domain-containing protein translates to MPGLRDLIYTPQAAKGEAISKVETHTPRIEAPDEVKPGEVFKVKVTVGPHPNTLEHSIRWIELYFEEEGRAFNPILVGRYELTPVYSEPTIEVYLKVSKPGRLIALEYCNLHGLWESYKEIKVKG
- a CDS encoding GTP cyclohydrolase, FolE2/MptA family, with protein sequence MEIPDVHSERPSIEVRVNNVGLGRLRSPPLLAGEYIVTPVFKISVDLPGHLKGAHLSRIYEAFTSVMKPFNRLDLSVLRRLALRLLEANDYSSRAVVTVKGRLYYSQSQHEYSSNGFLYARISVEREGGSITPVAEYSGGGFYTLTTCPCAMAVSEYLYGKPFTHMQKVRVNAYIKSRGVSVEPLEVFELLKNMLQAPRNYLKRAEEAELVRAVHEKPFFTEDIARLVSASLAELLARKNTLDPQSLVYVTVKSFETIHEYTVESVVKARAIDLLKDRG
- a CDS encoding DUF115 domain-containing protein encodes the protein MSWIIPRREWEPLYQYIRSVVKLSFDRDQEAADLLSSILSGLPNTIEFDDLKRLQGGFKRAVVFGCGGNLLRDIETARELSLLEDSLLVASDGSTSILLLNSLTPSIVVTDLDGLAVDLWRASSTGSVTVIHAHGDNIPRIKEYTKGFKGPLIGSTQVEPRPHVYNFGGFTDGDRGVFVAVALGVREVYLAGFDLHGEPTPCPGKTASFNRELKRAKLKIASRMLEYISSRKNVTIRRVGDVYE
- a CDS encoding dihydroneopterin aldolase family protein, which translates into the protein MYTSSDRASKYFSEKVTPRDRAVFEAGIAVGMVVHQFTGIPVKSEEDARLLEKIIENAIKAQPFREDAKVKIRIDSPGDPSDPYSYTTLKTRNMDVSITVKYKGVRVKARLKYIPELDYNLAFIEDIEEAGG
- a CDS encoding 4Fe-4S binding protein, which translates into the protein MAESIAWGITGAGAFMKESIEAIKNLVEAGVAVTAFVSRAGRSILAMYGLLGELESILKGPYPTGVVFEDEEAPGYPSTGRFYKGVYSIAVVSPASMNTVAKIVNGIADSLVSNMVMHALKNNIEVLVLPVDLYETRSLIPILVEREKCSKCTECTAADSCPTGALRKDVLHKVKVDPSKCTRCYICINACPFNAILFDVEVVVKPHPFYTSIIERLRGVPGIRVIDHPRRILEYTRWRRIEDSTHHR
- a CDS encoding dihydropteroate synthase-like protein, whose protein sequence is MKIALITGRLAGSEVRRLAAELSRPGLEIVVVELPIPVAAMMTSSYLEKELPRHLEELKDVDLIIVPGFTSGDLTRVSEIMGKPVVKGVRYLHDIPLMIDAVARGVELSRVEPADELIAAQRAERDLAILEELKKEASRNYYFTIGVEGKVYVSPLYPIILHEVYVPRESRVEDVVRSAVKASGSGADVIVLGFPLHYNPRGLRELVDSVRESTGRPVGVDSPDTLVLKEALDAGVDLLMSFTLSRLREFMDIDGLKDKAVVLIPGEEAQGQEVLDSLAHTYSTAVEHGFSKIILDPILDIPLAGLTRSLERYVKAREMFPKTPLLMGAGNITEMIDADSVGVNALIASMGVEIGVEVYLTTEASVKTRGSTRELRRALDMCLIARREKRPPKDLSINLLVLKDKRRKTTPLQLQGIVVEAGERLGFKADPKGFFRIHVDHDSSRIVVEHYKPGEAAPDYTIIGVDPKAILAEITRMQLASLPDHFFYLGYELSKASIALRIGKEYVQDEDLF
- the hypF gene encoding carbamoyltransferase HypF; protein product: MAVLKAFRVVIAGLVQGVGFRPFIDRIVRSLGLKGYVRNVGGSEVEVWVEGSEEQLYEFLALLVYEKPPPAVVEEVFVEEEAPAYYHEFTILKSSEVKLLRSNIPPDLAVCKHCLMEVLDPSNRRYMYPFNSCAWCGPRFSMMYKSPYDRENTSMAKYLLCDECMREYRDPSNERRYHAQGISCPRDGPKLALYDSEFNLLDSKDPIGDAAKLVDEGYIIAVKGVGGYHIAALATSDDVVYRLRLRKKRPRKPFAVMGLDTSVLKLLVYMSEEDEALLNSPQAPILLLPKREDSPVSKLVSPGLSHEGVFTAYTPLHFILLMNTRDKFLIMTSGNVSGEPMCTSEECARRKLKGIVDFYLVHDREIVNRVDDSVLRKTGEEYVQLRRSRGYAPAWIRIPFELSRSVIAFGGDLNSTGAVGFEDKIVVSQYIGDLDSFNAQLDLLKALDYLVRNYGLNENSLIVVVDKHPLYHSRTLGLEYARRHGAQVLEVQHHYAHVYGAAVDRGLKGRVAGLAVDGVGWGDDSTIWGGEVIIFNVEEPGVYKRVASIDQVPLTSDRDTLKPIRLLYGYLARKGWSVSEIEKTLPGATGGARVEGRVAFRLVELGRYTLASSTGRLLDMVASILDPSVERSFEGEPAILLEALASRGAPRLIEGFKLSQENRLLRLDYYEAVVRLLEDAGRASHGSIAASFLYSLGYYYGELIIESTKGESIDGVVISGGAAVNDYIYRGLRDSLRAAGLKPLLPQRIPPNDGGLSFGQAVIGGLVSLT
- a CDS encoding NADH-quinone oxidoreductase subunit B family protein; translated protein: MSASTRKQATEAGREYRIIRYSPWLVHFNTGACNGCDIEVLAAITPLYDPERFGVKLAPSIRHGDILVVTGALTKKSAVRLKRLYNQMPCPKFVIAVGACACSGGVFHKSYSVLAGADKAVPVSICVPGCPPRPEAILDGIVKLLDRIRRGEAVDDGCRGEA
- a CDS encoding NADH-quinone oxidoreductase subunit C, producing the protein MTGVEEKLNLIEKYAVEKGIVKPGRKLYVVKPGDLRSVFTGLLEKTGREGFYVSTIAGTDLAGEGKIRLDYYIVLLPEEETIVIRTFLPRDNPVIDSLVDLIPGVLSGECETHDLLGVVFKGNPFLKRGFFVPSDLAERNVYPLRKDSGV